In Microvenator marinus, one genomic interval encodes:
- a CDS encoding chlorophyllase/cutinase-like alpha/beta fold protein → MGRRILIQAFVFSTFIYGCADHTETAVVHTPCALSSEISATGPVFQMHDGDYHEPGPFVPWNSNPSEDCPSNPTIRSGEFSGKELYITYPVVDEPLETGVVTIPAGELPVVVFTHANNFYCTAFELYKNLHNHWASWGFVVVSVDSTDANCRRTSKENLQLRSDAQIAALEEVLSWDETVFQGLTIDEDYVFFSGHSRGGGASFLSAEAYPLTRGVITLQGNDLRSIGFSSETLRDYAVLGISASDDTDLWYPHPDLMEDQLGGEYTWVTLFDAIHAYTGDSLRIKKTDDPKIEREAQQAATHFFTTAFLDRHTTLASDWPKEFTSAFLMSQHGAEKVLNEVYPHGAALR, encoded by the coding sequence GTGGGCCGAAGAATTCTGATTCAAGCTTTTGTTTTTTCGACATTTATTTATGGGTGCGCAGACCACACGGAAACAGCTGTGGTCCACACACCTTGTGCATTGTCTAGCGAGATTAGCGCTACTGGGCCCGTATTTCAGATGCACGATGGCGATTATCACGAACCCGGCCCCTTTGTTCCCTGGAACTCAAACCCAAGCGAGGATTGCCCCTCGAACCCTACCATTCGTTCAGGCGAGTTCAGCGGGAAGGAGCTCTACATCACCTATCCAGTGGTGGATGAACCGTTGGAAACCGGGGTGGTTACGATTCCAGCAGGGGAACTCCCGGTTGTGGTGTTCACGCACGCCAACAACTTCTACTGCACGGCATTTGAGCTCTATAAAAACCTGCACAATCACTGGGCATCGTGGGGTTTTGTGGTGGTCTCCGTGGATAGCACGGACGCGAATTGCCGGCGCACATCCAAGGAGAACCTTCAGTTGCGCTCCGACGCTCAAATTGCCGCACTTGAAGAAGTTCTAAGCTGGGATGAAACAGTCTTTCAAGGCCTGACGATAGACGAAGACTACGTGTTTTTCTCGGGTCATAGCCGTGGAGGAGGCGCTAGCTTCCTTTCTGCAGAAGCCTATCCGTTGACTCGTGGTGTTATCACCCTTCAGGGTAACGATCTAAGGTCCATCGGATTCAGCTCGGAAACCCTTCGCGACTACGCCGTTCTGGGCATTTCCGCGAGCGACGACACGGACCTCTGGTATCCGCATCCCGACTTGATGGAAGACCAACTCGGAGGCGAGTATACGTGGGTCACACTTTTTGATGCCATCCACGCCTACACCGGTGATTCACTACGTATCAAAAAGACGGATGACCCAAAGATTGAGAGAGAGGCTCAACAGGCTGCCACCCACTTCTTCACCACCGCGTTTCTTGACCGCCACACCACACTCGCCTCGGATTGGCCCAAAGAGTTCACGTCAGCATTCCTCATGTCTCAACATGGCGCAGAAAAAGTATTGAACGAAGTCTATCCCCATGGCGCAGCATTGAGATGA